Proteins encoded within one genomic window of Citricoccus muralis:
- a CDS encoding Dyp-type peroxidase, whose translation MVTDPEPNPGIGPTSQKGKGRDKTDLRRGVSRRGLLLGAGGTGLAVTAGAAFGLGRGTAPQPDPEDLLHGSQKIDFYGHRQAGIETPAQAHAVLIAMDLNKGIEGEDARRLLRLLTDDAARLTQGLPALADTEPELAARPARLTVTFGFGRHLVKLLNPDKVPDWLKDLPEFEIDDLDPQLCGGDLMLQLCGDDPIALAHARRMLLKDARAYASPRWMQDGFRNARGTQSEGSTMRNLFGQVDETVQPSKDEDGKEFAVWGHPPAGSSPSLRPWIEGGTSLVVRLISMDLDGWDELARSGKEASIGRDLRVGAPLTGTAEHDEPDFDAKTPLGFPVIEDFAHIRRAHSQAPEEQILRRGYNYDRPPQGDGRISDTGLVFLSYQADVTRQFLPIQQRLAEGDRLNEWTTPIGSAVFAIPPGCAPGGYIGDSL comes from the coding sequence TTGGTCACTGATCCGGAACCCAATCCTGGTATCGGGCCAACAAGTCAGAAAGGTAAGGGACGAGATAAGACTGATCTTCGGCGCGGGGTATCCCGTCGAGGGCTCTTATTGGGGGCAGGAGGGACGGGGCTTGCTGTCACCGCGGGTGCCGCCTTCGGGTTGGGCCGAGGCACCGCCCCGCAACCTGACCCGGAGGATCTGCTGCACGGGAGTCAAAAAATCGACTTCTATGGGCATCGACAGGCGGGCATCGAAACCCCGGCACAGGCCCACGCTGTCCTGATAGCGATGGACTTGAACAAGGGCATCGAGGGTGAAGATGCACGGCGACTACTGCGTCTGCTGACTGATGACGCCGCGCGTCTGACTCAGGGCCTGCCCGCGTTGGCGGACACCGAGCCGGAGCTAGCCGCGAGGCCCGCCAGATTGACGGTGACCTTCGGCTTTGGCAGACACCTCGTGAAACTGCTCAACCCGGACAAAGTCCCCGACTGGCTCAAGGATCTACCCGAGTTCGAGATTGATGACCTGGATCCTCAGCTCTGCGGCGGAGATTTGATGCTTCAGCTTTGCGGGGACGATCCGATTGCATTGGCCCATGCGCGGAGGATGCTGCTCAAAGACGCCCGAGCTTATGCCTCGCCTCGATGGATGCAAGACGGGTTCCGGAACGCACGCGGCACTCAGTCTGAAGGATCGACCATGCGGAACCTATTCGGCCAAGTGGACGAGACGGTGCAACCTAGCAAGGACGAAGACGGCAAAGAGTTCGCTGTGTGGGGTCATCCCCCCGCAGGTTCTTCACCTTCTTTGCGCCCTTGGATCGAAGGCGGCACCTCGCTGGTAGTACGGCTGATCAGCATGGACCTCGACGGATGGGACGAACTGGCCCGCAGCGGCAAGGAGGCTTCCATCGGACGAGATCTGCGTGTTGGAGCGCCGTTGACCGGTACCGCGGAACATGACGAGCCCGACTTCGACGCAAAGACGCCGTTAGGGTTCCCTGTGATCGAGGACTTTGCGCATATCCGCCGCGCTCACTCTCAGGCTCCTGAAGAACAGATCCTGCGTCGTGGATACAACTATGACCGTCCCCCACAAGGTGACGGTCGTATCAGCGACACCGGACTGGTTTTTCTGAGCTATCAGGCTGACGTGACTCGACAATTCCTACCCATACAGCAGCGCCTTGCTGAAGGGGACCGACTCAATGAGTGGACCACCCCTATTGGAAGCGCAGTCTTTGCCATCCCGCCAGGGTGTGCCCCTGGCGGGTACATCGGCGATTCTCTCTAA
- a CDS encoding copper chaperone PCu(A)C, giving the protein MKNNNVWTITALTAATLLALSACSDAEEPNDPVIDAENTAPVDARIHSEDDDLWVRAADSGMTSLFGTIENLTGEELEIVAAESPASESVELHEIVVDEDGREVMQEIEGGFPIPAEGALDMEPGEDHLMFIGLHEALVPGDVVEVTLEFTDGTTESIEAIVKDDGGQDEPYDHEGHGEHAEHDNDESTEGDGDDEGHHGHSEHDHAETAEESTVGH; this is encoded by the coding sequence ATGAAAAACAATAATGTATGGACCATCACTGCCCTGACTGCGGCCACCCTGCTCGCCCTGAGCGCTTGCTCGGATGCCGAGGAACCCAACGATCCTGTGATCGATGCAGAGAACACTGCTCCTGTGGACGCGCGTATCCACAGTGAAGATGACGACCTGTGGGTGCGAGCTGCTGACTCTGGAATGACCAGCCTGTTCGGCACGATCGAGAATCTTACTGGGGAAGAATTGGAGATCGTTGCTGCCGAATCCCCGGCCTCAGAGAGTGTGGAACTGCACGAGATCGTTGTGGACGAGGACGGGCGTGAGGTAATGCAGGAGATTGAAGGTGGGTTTCCCATTCCTGCAGAAGGCGCCCTGGACATGGAGCCTGGCGAGGATCATCTGATGTTCATCGGTCTCCACGAAGCGTTAGTTCCCGGTGATGTGGTGGAAGTGACATTAGAGTTCACCGACGGCACGACCGAGAGCATCGAAGCCATCGTGAAGGACGACGGCGGGCAGGACGAGCCCTACGACCACGAAGGCCATGGGGAGCACGCCGAACATGACAACGACGAGAGCACCGAAGGCGACGGTGACGACGAGGGCCATCACGGGCATAGCGAACACGACCACGCTGAGACCGCTGAGGAGAGCACCGTTGGTCACTGA